The following proteins are co-located in the Haloplanus sp. HW8-1 genome:
- a CDS encoding FkbM family methyltransferase encodes MDSLGLTTTIEATYERARIASGFYDEVDVVVCDSTFTFLTAPGAAADVERFLTEDESAVLEDMWEHLDDDDVVFDIGGGIGYYTVIAASKASDGEVHAFEPNVRNTVRIEKHASMSGTADRVSTHRVALTDKADSESSWIANHRISGIQHTSGDRLVAFKSLPTPNVVKMDIQGAELDAIRGLTETLSRPECRLVYVEVHADEDIDYSLSEPEQASLEDTLRNCGFTVERFDEKDHEYFVRAMKE; translated from the coding sequence TTGGATTCGCTGGGGCTGACGACCACGATCGAGGCGACGTACGAGCGCGCTCGCATTGCCTCCGGGTTCTACGACGAAGTCGACGTCGTGGTGTGTGACTCCACGTTCACCTTCCTCACCGCACCGGGGGCGGCGGCAGATGTCGAGCGATTCCTCACCGAGGACGAGAGTGCGGTTCTTGAGGATATGTGGGAGCACCTCGACGACGACGATGTCGTCTTCGATATTGGTGGGGGAATCGGATACTACACGGTGATCGCCGCCTCGAAGGCATCGGATGGGGAGGTACACGCGTTTGAACCGAACGTACGGAACACGGTGCGAATTGAGAAACATGCGTCGATGTCTGGTACGGCGGACCGGGTTTCGACACACAGGGTGGCGCTGACGGACAAGGCCGATTCGGAGTCGTCGTGGATCGCCAATCATCGGATATCAGGGATTCAGCACACGTCCGGCGATCGACTCGTCGCCTTCAAATCGTTGCCGACGCCGAACGTCGTGAAGATGGACATCCAGGGCGCGGAACTCGACGCGATCAGGGGCCTCACGGAGACGCTCTCCCGTCCCGAATGTCGGCTGGTGTACGTCGAAGTCCACGCGGACGAGGATATCGACTACTCGCTGTCGGAACCGGAACAGGCATCGCTCGAAGACACGCTCCGAAACTGTGGGTTCACCGTCGAGCGGTTCGACGAGAAAGACCACGAGTATTTTGTTCGGGCCATGAAGGAGTGA
- the dnaG gene encoding DNA primase DnaG, giving the protein MDDTAKYLIHASIAADGVVERSDVVGAVFGQTEGLLGDELDLRDLQQSSKVGRIDVQIDSENGQSFGRITIASSLDKVETAILAASLETIDRVGPCQASVEVTNIEDVREAKRRKVVDRAKELLAGSFDESVMDSSKILEEVRESVRIDDITDYRSLPAGPRVADADAVIVVEGRADVLTLLQYGVKNAVAVEGTNVPDAVADLTAERTVTAFLDGDRGGELILRELAQVGDVDYVVFAPEGRSVEDLARQEVMSALRDKTPYGDLFDGDDPPAPAALAETDDPAEKAPTAAVSVATTSAVDESGHTDAETGDADADRAETGDADADRAETGDADADAGAAESNGVARDESSTLRGHVRAVIDAETGTARLLDGDFEVVESVPVTDAFDAVSEAGTAPYAVVLDGELTQRLLDVAAQRGVEQIVARSAAEMVKTPVDVRVRTIDQLATAD; this is encoded by the coding sequence ATGGACGACACAGCCAAATACCTCATTCACGCATCGATCGCGGCCGACGGCGTCGTCGAGCGAAGCGACGTCGTCGGTGCCGTCTTCGGGCAGACCGAGGGCCTGCTCGGCGACGAACTCGATCTCCGGGATCTCCAGCAGTCCTCCAAAGTCGGCCGTATCGACGTTCAGATCGACAGCGAAAACGGACAGTCCTTCGGTCGCATCACCATCGCCAGCAGCCTCGACAAGGTCGAGACGGCCATCCTCGCCGCGTCGCTCGAAACCATCGACCGCGTCGGCCCGTGTCAGGCCTCCGTCGAGGTGACGAACATCGAGGACGTCCGCGAAGCCAAGCGCCGGAAGGTCGTCGACCGCGCGAAGGAACTGCTCGCCGGATCGTTCGACGAGAGCGTCATGGACTCCTCGAAGATCTTAGAGGAGGTCCGCGAGAGCGTCCGGATCGACGACATCACCGACTACCGGTCGCTCCCGGCCGGGCCACGCGTGGCCGACGCCGACGCTGTCATCGTCGTCGAGGGCCGCGCGGACGTGCTCACCCTCCTCCAGTACGGCGTCAAGAACGCCGTCGCCGTGGAGGGCACCAACGTCCCAGACGCGGTGGCGGACCTGACCGCCGAGCGGACCGTCACGGCCTTCCTGGATGGCGACCGCGGCGGCGAACTCATCCTGCGGGAACTCGCGCAGGTGGGCGACGTGGACTACGTCGTCTTCGCCCCGGAGGGCCGATCCGTCGAGGACCTCGCCCGCCAGGAGGTCATGTCGGCGCTCCGTGACAAGACGCCGTACGGCGACCTCTTCGACGGCGACGATCCGCCGGCGCCCGCCGCCCTGGCCGAGACCGACGATCCCGCCGAGAAAGCGCCCACCGCCGCCGTCTCCGTCGCCACCACCTCGGCGGTCGACGAGTCGGGTCACACCGACGCCGAGACGGGGGACGCGGACGCCGACCGCGCCGAGACGGGGGACGCGGACGCCGACCGCGCCGAGACGGGGGACGCGGACGCCGACGCCGGTGCCGCGGAGAGCAACGGTGTGGCACGCGACGAGTCGTCGACGCTCCGGGGCCACGTCCGAGCGGTGATCGACGCGGAGACCGGGACGGCCCGCCTCCTCGACGGGGACTTCGAGGTCGTCGAGTCGGTGCCCGTGACCGACGCCTTCGACGCGGTATCGGAAGCGGGGACGGCGCCGTACGCGGTGGTCCTCGACGGGGAACTCACCCAGCGACTGCTCGACGTGGCGGCCCAGCGTGGCGTCGAACAGATCGTCGCCCGATCGGCGGCCGAGATGGTCAAGACACCCGTCGACGTTCGCGTCCGGACGATCGACCAGTTGGCGACCGCCGACTGA
- a CDS encoding GNAT family N-acetyltransferase translates to MIRRARPGDRAALARLQSHLREPSPELLAAAVGGDGDDNGAGGEEDGEILTPAAALVATADGDAESPVGYLLAVHGDGTTYVAELVVDPEHRREGVATALLSACAAEADRLTVTVAPDNEPARSLYRRCGFEKTRRLPDFFADGAAIRYRRSTDDG, encoded by the coding sequence GTGATTCGCCGCGCACGACCCGGCGACCGCGCCGCGCTCGCCCGCCTCCAGTCGCACCTCCGGGAGCCGAGTCCGGAGCTCCTCGCCGCCGCCGTCGGCGGAGACGGGGACGACAACGGAGCGGGCGGCGAGGAGGACGGGGAGATCCTCACGCCGGCGGCGGCCCTCGTCGCGACGGCCGACGGAGACGCCGAATCCCCGGTGGGCTACCTGCTCGCCGTCCACGGCGACGGGACGACCTACGTGGCGGAACTGGTCGTCGATCCCGAGCACCGACGCGAGGGGGTTGCGACGGCGTTGCTGTCGGCGTGTGCGGCCGAGGCCGACCGCCTCACGGTCACCGTCGCCCCGGACAACGAGCCAGCGCGATCGCTGTACCGCCGCTGTGGGTTCGAGAAAACGCGTCGGCTGCCCGACTTTTTCGCCGATGGGGCGGCGATCCGGTATCGGCGGTCGACCGACGACGGGTGA
- a CDS encoding DUF92 domain-containing protein, producing MTSTLRRAGAFAAVGTLALAAPELGRAAAAPFAIVALLAAFVVDEGPVFDLFARPQDRRDGRLNGLAGFALAATGLAILSTAPRESMPTSVFVAAVFVVAYGKVGARAVERVDNDPAASTAGFGLVAFLAALAGQLLVGWNLGTTPSLPAAIFLAAAGALVAALLRSMLYERDDPLVMLSTGLLLWLFDAIGVAAGLAEVGAALGVTVALGYLSYRTGTASVPGMVTGVLLALLTIVFGGVGWFAVLIAFFGIGGLSAKYRYEEKRERGVAEDNEGARGSGNVLGNAAVALVAVIGFAASGQMPMDADLFRFAFTGSLAAAMSDTLSSEIGVLFDDPRLITTLRRVDPGTDGGVTWQGYVVGAVGAVAVSAVAVGFFAFASPRLAALAVVCGGVAGMTVDSLLGATLEGGRVGNQTVNFLGTLAGAVVSAGFAALLL from the coding sequence GTGACGTCCACCCTTCGGCGGGCAGGGGCGTTCGCGGCCGTCGGGACGCTCGCGCTCGCCGCCCCGGAACTCGGGCGCGCGGCCGCCGCTCCCTTCGCCATCGTGGCGCTCCTCGCCGCGTTCGTCGTGGACGAGGGGCCGGTGTTCGACCTCTTCGCTCGGCCCCAGGACCGACGGGACGGCCGACTCAACGGCCTCGCTGGCTTCGCACTCGCAGCGACCGGCCTCGCCATCCTGTCGACGGCACCCCGTGAGTCGATGCCCACGTCGGTCTTCGTCGCCGCTGTCTTCGTCGTCGCGTACGGCAAGGTCGGCGCACGCGCGGTCGAACGGGTGGACAACGACCCGGCAGCCTCGACGGCCGGCTTCGGCCTGGTTGCCTTCCTCGCTGCCCTCGCCGGCCAACTACTCGTCGGGTGGAACCTCGGGACGACCCCATCGCTCCCCGCCGCCATCTTCCTCGCCGCGGCCGGGGCCCTCGTCGCCGCACTCCTGCGCTCGATGCTCTACGAACGCGACGATCCGCTGGTGATGCTCTCGACCGGACTCCTCCTGTGGTTGTTCGACGCCATCGGCGTCGCCGCGGGACTCGCCGAAGTGGGTGCCGCCCTCGGGGTCACCGTCGCGCTGGGCTATCTCTCCTACCGAACTGGCACTGCGTCGGTCCCCGGGATGGTGACCGGCGTATTGCTCGCCTTGCTCACCATCGTCTTCGGCGGCGTCGGCTGGTTCGCCGTCCTGATCGCTTTCTTCGGCATCGGTGGACTCTCCGCGAAGTACCGCTACGAGGAGAAGCGGGAGCGAGGCGTCGCCGAGGACAACGAGGGCGCACGGGGAAGCGGGAACGTCCTCGGCAACGCCGCCGTGGCGCTCGTCGCCGTCATCGGCTTCGCCGCCAGCGGTCAGATGCCCATGGACGCCGACCTGTTCCGGTTCGCGTTCACCGGGTCACTCGCCGCAGCCATGAGCGATACGCTCTCCAGCGAGATCGGTGTCCTGTTCGACGATCCGCGGCTCATCACGACGCTCCGGCGGGTCGATCCTGGCACCGACGGCGGAGTCACCTGGCAAGGCTACGTCGTCGGCGCCGTCGGCGCCGTCGCCGTCTCGGCCGTCGCCGTCGGCTTCTTCGCGTTCGCCTCGCCACGACTCGCTGCCCTCGCCGTCGTCTGCGGCGGGGTCGCCGGCATGACCGTCGACAGCCTCCTCGGAGCGACGCTGGAGGGTGGACGGGTCGGCAACCAGACCGTCAACTTCCTCGGCACCCTCGCCGGCGCCGTCGTGAGCGCCGGGTTCGCCGCCCTGTTGCTGTGA
- a CDS encoding undecaprenyl diphosphate synthase family protein has protein sequence MGLYDRYLALRQRVHDGDPPAHVAIVLTERDLLEQGAYDRLERVLRWAFEYGADRVTVSVSVLDEAVVPTLERELRSVDAPRPVAVRAPDDTEPVAAPVQVNVGLGGKGEFAAAVRSLAEEVDADRLDPEDVDETDVERRLVFPDEPDLLIKTGAERLSDFMIWQSVYSELYFTDVNWRDVRKRDYLRAVLDYQNRQRRFGR, from the coding sequence GTGGGACTGTACGACCGCTATCTCGCCCTCAGACAGCGGGTCCACGACGGCGATCCTCCTGCTCATGTCGCCATCGTGCTCACCGAACGCGACCTGCTGGAACAGGGTGCGTACGACCGCCTCGAACGCGTCCTCCGCTGGGCCTTCGAGTACGGCGCCGACCGCGTCACCGTCTCGGTGAGCGTCCTCGACGAGGCGGTAGTGCCGACGTTGGAGCGCGAACTCCGGTCGGTCGACGCCCCCCGCCCCGTGGCCGTCCGCGCCCCCGACGACACCGAACCCGTCGCGGCGCCCGTCCAGGTGAACGTCGGCCTCGGCGGCAAAGGGGAGTTCGCCGCCGCCGTCCGCTCGCTGGCCGAGGAGGTCGACGCCGATCGCCTCGACCCCGAAGACGTCGACGAGACCGACGTGGAACGCCGCCTGGTCTTCCCCGACGAACCCGACCTGCTGATCAAGACCGGCGCCGAGCGCCTCTCGGATTTCATGATCTGGCAGTCGGTCTACTCGGAACTCTACTTCACCGACGTGAACTGGCGGGACGTGCGCAAGCGCGACTACCTCCGGGCGGTGCTGGACTACCAGAACCGCCAGCGGCGCTTCGGTCGTTAG
- a CDS encoding mechanosensitive ion channel family protein, with product MNTRYARHRAGDDHTAAGRRAGGLVDYWPILRRGAWFLAGFVAVVLVGWFGVEPLVARYVRRRNRNNPTIREAVSRYVRLLVVVVAFFVAAGTAGYGDLIGDSALVIAAGTLAVGVAGQTVIGSIVSGLVLVADPEFNVGDYIEWADGGGTVQSITLRVTRVLTPDGELVTVPNTTLTGQAITRPYGRKRRRIVERVGIAYEADVSEALDLLTAATDAVDDIEAGPTPKAYVDEFGGDAVVLRVHYWIADPKHLDVFAVRSVRPSGQRATGRGRHRDQPRVQARATGADRGRRRRADRGGLNDDASGGVRIGDGATRADAQRPNRRRYHDVLRSNDRSAAGGSGSPAPPGGSRACARPASSRR from the coding sequence GTGAATACGCGGTATGCACGTCATCGCGCAGGTGACGACCACACCGCCGCCGGCCGTCGGGCCGGGGGACTCGTCGACTACTGGCCGATCCTCCGGCGCGGGGCGTGGTTCCTGGCCGGCTTCGTCGCCGTCGTCCTCGTCGGCTGGTTCGGCGTCGAACCCCTCGTCGCGCGGTACGTCCGCCGGCGCAACCGGAACAATCCGACGATCAGGGAGGCGGTCTCGCGGTACGTCCGCCTGCTGGTCGTCGTGGTCGCCTTCTTCGTCGCCGCCGGAACGGCCGGGTACGGCGACCTGATCGGCGACTCCGCGCTCGTCATCGCCGCCGGGACGCTCGCCGTCGGCGTCGCCGGACAGACGGTCATCGGCTCCATCGTCAGCGGACTCGTACTCGTCGCCGACCCCGAGTTCAACGTGGGTGACTACATCGAGTGGGCGGACGGCGGAGGGACGGTCCAGTCGATCACGCTCCGGGTGACGCGCGTGCTCACGCCGGACGGCGAACTCGTCACGGTGCCGAACACGACCCTCACGGGGCAGGCGATCACCCGCCCGTACGGTCGGAAACGACGGCGCATCGTCGAGCGCGTCGGGATCGCGTACGAGGCGGACGTGAGCGAGGCACTGGACCTACTCACCGCAGCGACGGACGCCGTCGACGACATCGAAGCGGGGCCGACGCCGAAGGCCTACGTCGACGAGTTCGGCGGCGACGCTGTCGTACTACGTGTTCACTACTGGATCGCGGACCCGAAGCACCTGGACGTGTTCGCCGTCCGGTCGGTACGCCCGAGCGGTCAAAGAGCGACTGGACGGGGCCGGCATCGCGATCAGCCCCGCGTCCAAGCGCGAGCTACAGGGGCGGATCGAGGTCGACGACGCCGAGCCGATCGGGGAGGGCTGAACGACGACGCGTCGGGTGGCGTCCGAATCGGCGACGGAGCGACGCGTGCCGACGCTCAGCGTCCGAACCGCCGTCGTTACCACGACGTGCTTCGGTCTAACGACCGAAGCGCCGCTGGCGGTTCTGGTAGTCCAGCACCGCCCGGAGGTAGTCGCGCTTGCGCACGTCCCGCCAGTTCACGTCGGTGA
- the uppS gene encoding polyprenyl diphosphate synthase, producing MHSRVRSWLDRAYERLLRRDIDDGPDHVAIIMDGNRRYARERGDEATAGHREGSRTTEQVLRWCQDLGVEELTVYAFSTENFDRSREEREHLFDLIESKLREFADAEGVHENEVCIRALGQVDRLPDRVCEAVDYAEGRTETYDRFRLNVAVAYGGRAELLGAARDTLRAVEAGRLDPEDIDVDEIDRRLYARPVRDVDLIVRTGGAERTSNFLPWHANGNEAAVFFCAPYWPEFSKVDFLRAIRTYESREASWRHTRTDRAVALVRAVAGSSLVETREVVGRLREQLPRGGAEELSAELDHKDRTAE from the coding sequence ATGCACTCGCGGGTCCGTAGCTGGCTCGACCGCGCTTACGAGCGACTGCTCCGCCGTGACATCGACGACGGTCCCGACCACGTCGCGATTATCATGGACGGAAACCGACGATACGCCCGCGAGCGCGGCGACGAGGCCACGGCCGGTCACCGCGAGGGCTCCCGGACGACCGAGCAAGTGTTGCGGTGGTGTCAGGATCTCGGCGTCGAGGAACTCACCGTCTACGCCTTCTCGACGGAGAACTTCGACCGATCCCGAGAGGAACGCGAACACCTGTTCGACCTCATCGAGTCGAAACTCCGGGAGTTCGCCGACGCCGAGGGCGTCCACGAGAACGAGGTGTGTATCCGCGCCCTCGGTCAGGTCGACCGCCTGCCCGATCGAGTGTGCGAGGCCGTCGACTACGCCGAGGGACGGACCGAGACCTACGATCGCTTCCGGCTGAACGTCGCGGTGGCGTACGGCGGCCGTGCGGAACTGCTCGGCGCCGCCCGCGACACCCTGAGGGCGGTCGAAGCGGGGCGCCTCGATCCCGAGGACATCGACGTGGATGAGATCGACCGTCGCCTGTACGCCCGCCCTGTCCGCGACGTGGACCTGATCGTCCGCACCGGTGGCGCCGAGCGGACGAGCAACTTCCTCCCCTGGCACGCCAACGGCAACGAGGCCGCCGTCTTCTTCTGTGCGCCCTACTGGCCCGAGTTCTCGAAGGTGGACTTCCTGCGGGCGATCCGGACCTACGAGTCCCGCGAGGCGTCGTGGCGTCACACCCGGACCGATCGGGCCGTGGCGCTGGTGCGGGCGGTCGCGGGGTCGTCGCTCGTCGAGACGCGGGAGGTCGTCGGCCGCCTCCGCGAGCAGTTGCCACGGGGCGGCGCCGAGGAACTGTCGGCCGAACTCGACCACAAGGACCGCACCGCCGAGTGA
- the cofH gene encoding 7,8-didemethyl-8-hydroxy-5-deazariboflavin synthase subunit CofH, with protein sequence MSDPSDAAVEGFDHVPETDQHFENALAKARHGHRLTVDDGVELLTTGTDHEGIDPVRKEAVLEAADRRRAEVVGDDVTFVANLNNNVTTACDTGCQFCNFKDRASAFEADAPDDHGGFTKTPAESRRAVAEAVDLGISEVCSVSGLHPAFALDAEHRELLAAAENPERVNYRPPEAYTTSPGTYVDQIRAMSVDGVHVHSMTPEEAYHARRGTDWTYEEVYRRLRAAGLDSAPGTAAEILVDEVRDVICPAKMSTAEWIDAMEGAMAAGLPVTATIMYGHVENEMHRVRHLKRVRDLQDRTGGITEFVPLSFVHERTPLYEHGLVDGGATDAEDELMIAVSRLFLDNVENVQTSWVKFGDEKSLKTLSCGANDFMGTLLSEEITKRAGGDYGEFRSVADYVDMVTAIGRRPVERSTDYERRRPVDPEDAPHGPRLGPHADGTPMLGARSRSPADD encoded by the coding sequence ATGAGCGACCCGTCCGACGCCGCGGTCGAAGGGTTCGATCACGTCCCCGAGACCGACCAGCACTTCGAGAACGCGCTGGCGAAGGCCCGGCACGGCCACCGCCTCACCGTCGACGACGGGGTGGAGCTTCTGACGACCGGGACCGACCACGAGGGGATCGACCCCGTCCGGAAGGAGGCGGTACTGGAGGCGGCCGACCGACGGCGCGCCGAGGTGGTCGGGGACGACGTGACCTTCGTCGCCAACCTCAACAACAACGTCACGACGGCCTGCGATACGGGCTGTCAGTTCTGCAACTTCAAGGACCGCGCGTCGGCGTTCGAGGCCGACGCCCCCGACGACCACGGCGGGTTCACCAAGACGCCGGCCGAATCGCGGCGGGCCGTCGCCGAGGCGGTCGATCTCGGGATTTCGGAGGTGTGTTCGGTCAGCGGCCTCCACCCCGCGTTCGCCCTCGATGCCGAGCACCGTGAACTGCTCGCCGCCGCCGAGAACCCGGAGCGGGTGAACTACCGTCCGCCCGAAGCGTACACCACGTCGCCGGGCACCTACGTCGACCAGATCCGCGCCATGTCCGTCGACGGCGTCCACGTCCACTCGATGACGCCCGAGGAGGCCTACCACGCCCGCCGCGGCACCGACTGGACATACGAGGAGGTGTACCGCCGCCTCCGGGCGGCGGGACTCGACAGCGCCCCCGGTACCGCCGCCGAGATACTCGTCGACGAGGTGCGCGACGTGATCTGTCCGGCCAAGATGTCGACAGCCGAGTGGATCGACGCTATGGAAGGAGCGATGGCCGCCGGGCTCCCCGTCACCGCGACGATCATGTACGGTCACGTGGAAAACGAGATGCACCGCGTCAGGCACCTGAAACGGGTGCGCGACCTGCAGGACCGCACCGGCGGGATCACGGAGTTCGTTCCCCTTTCGTTCGTCCACGAGCGGACGCCGCTCTACGAACACGGCCTGGTCGACGGCGGCGCGACCGACGCCGAGGACGAACTCATGATCGCCGTCTCCCGCCTGTTTCTCGACAACGTCGAGAACGTCCAGACCTCGTGGGTGAAGTTCGGCGATGAGAAGTCACTGAAGACGCTCTCCTGTGGTGCCAACGACTTCATGGGGACGCTCCTCTCCGAGGAGATAACCAAACGCGCCGGCGGCGACTACGGCGAGTTCCGTTCGGTTGCGGACTACGTCGACATGGTGACGGCCATCGGCCGCCGCCCGGTCGAGCGCTCGACCGACTACGAACGCCGGCGACCCGTCGACCCGGAGGACGCGCCCCACGGCCCCCGCCTCGGTCCCCACGCCGACGGAACGCCGATGCTCGGTGCGCGATCCCGGTCTCCGGCGGACGACTGA
- a CDS encoding metal-dependent hydrolase yields MMATTHAAVGLLLALPLTVVAPELAPPAALAGMAGGVFPDLDLVAGVHRKTLHFPDYYWFGAFPALVGAALVPGSGIVSVAFFLLSAAVHSVSDAFGAGTEPRPWERTSAQAVYLHSRNRWLSPRYWVRYDGAPEDYLLTVCLLSPGLFVFGPTVRRVAFAFLVVGGAYTLVRKRLPDVEERLL; encoded by the coding sequence ATGATGGCGACCACCCATGCGGCCGTCGGACTCCTCCTCGCGCTCCCGCTGACGGTCGTCGCGCCGGAACTGGCTCCTCCTGCCGCCCTCGCGGGCATGGCCGGCGGCGTCTTCCCGGATCTCGACCTCGTCGCCGGCGTCCACCGCAAGACGCTGCATTTCCCCGATTACTACTGGTTCGGCGCGTTCCCGGCGCTCGTCGGCGCCGCTCTCGTGCCCGGTTCTGGCATCGTCTCCGTCGCCTTCTTTCTCCTCTCGGCGGCCGTCCACTCCGTCAGCGATGCCTTCGGCGCGGGGACCGAGCCCCGGCCGTGGGAGCGTACCTCGGCGCAGGCGGTGTACCTTCACTCCCGGAACCGCTGGCTCTCGCCGCGCTACTGGGTACGATACGACGGCGCACCCGAAGACTACCTGCTCACCGTCTGCCTTCTCTCGCCCGGCCTGTTCGTCTTCGGCCCGACCGTTCGGCGCGTCGCGTTCGCCTTTCTCGTCGTCGGCGGGGCCTACACCCTCGTCCGTAAGCGCCTCCCGGACGTCGAGGAGCGGTTACTGTAG
- the cofG gene encoding 7,8-didemethyl-8-hydroxy-5-deazariboflavin synthase subunit CofG, with translation MPRAPETDAERVDPESLVDAGAVADLLDATPADVGPAPELTFARNLFVPLTTACRYTCTYCTFYDVPGEATLVSPDELREELQFGAEAGCTEVLFTFGDAPDERYTAIHDRLGDWGYDTVLDYLYDACEMALDVGLLPHSNPGDLRYEELDRLAAVNASMGVMLETTADVSAHAGSRRKTPERRLGTIRAAGEASVPFTTGILVGIGESRRDRAESLLAIGELHARYDHVQEVIVQPVVPNERSDFERPGVETLRETVAMARVALPNEVSVQVPPNLAPVRELLPCGVDDLGGVSPITDDYINPDYEWPAVDELSAIASEAGVPLRERLPVHDRYLPAAYRSGAAAPAEGGAWLRPAIREALRADDEAGQRYRALQ, from the coding sequence ATGCCACGGGCACCCGAGACCGACGCCGAGCGGGTCGACCCCGAGAGTTTGGTCGACGCCGGCGCCGTCGCCGACCTGCTCGACGCGACCCCTGCAGACGTGGGACCGGCGCCCGAACTCACCTTCGCCCGGAACCTCTTCGTGCCGCTGACGACCGCGTGCCGGTACACCTGCACCTACTGTACGTTCTACGACGTGCCCGGCGAGGCGACGCTGGTGTCGCCGGACGAACTCCGCGAAGAGCTCCAGTTCGGGGCCGAGGCCGGCTGTACCGAGGTCCTGTTCACCTTCGGCGACGCCCCGGACGAGCGGTACACGGCGATTCACGACCGACTCGGCGACTGGGGGTACGACACCGTCCTCGACTACCTCTACGACGCCTGCGAGATGGCACTCGACGTCGGCTTGCTCCCCCACAGCAACCCGGGCGACCTGCGCTACGAGGAACTGGACCGGCTCGCGGCGGTCAACGCCAGCATGGGCGTGATGCTGGAGACGACAGCGGACGTGAGCGCACACGCGGGGAGCCGGCGGAAAACCCCCGAACGCCGACTGGGGACGATCCGGGCGGCCGGTGAGGCGTCGGTTCCGTTCACCACCGGCATCCTCGTCGGCATCGGGGAGTCGCGCAGGGACCGGGCCGAGAGCCTGCTGGCGATCGGCGAACTCCACGCCCGCTACGACCACGTACAGGAGGTGATCGTCCAGCCGGTCGTCCCCAACGAGCGTTCGGACTTCGAGCGCCCGGGCGTCGAGACGCTGCGCGAGACGGTGGCGATGGCACGGGTCGCCCTGCCGAACGAGGTGTCGGTGCAAGTGCCGCCGAACCTCGCGCCAGTCCGCGAGTTGCTTCCCTGTGGCGTCGACGACCTCGGCGGTGTCTCCCCGATCACCGACGACTACATCAACCCGGACTACGAGTGGCCCGCAGTCGATGAACTGTCGGCAATCGCGAGCGAGGCAGGGGTCCCGCTCCGCGAGCGTCTGCCGGTCCACGACCGATACCTTCCAGCGGCGTATCGGAGCGGCGCGGCGGCGCCGGCCGAGGGTGGAGCGTGGCTCCGTCCGGCGATCCGGGAGGCACTTCGCGCCGACGACGAGGCGGGACAGCGGTATCGTGCCCTACAGTAA
- the cofC gene encoding 2-phospho-L-lactate guanylyltransferase: protein MRFLVPFEASRPKTRLDPVLDADERAAFARAMLRDVLGALRATSHAPEVVATAPVDGNLDNVPTSVDDRPLSAAINARLGGTDPVGVLVADLGLVTPTAVETLVEAAADGDVVVAPGRGGGTNGLVVSHPDFQVDFHGVSYRDHLTVARAVGVEPRVVDSMRLASDVDEPADLVEVLLHGEGEAAAWLREAGFELDAGEGRVGIDRTA from the coding sequence ATGCGCTTTCTCGTCCCGTTCGAGGCGTCGCGGCCCAAGACGCGACTCGATCCGGTGCTCGACGCCGACGAGCGGGCTGCCTTCGCGCGGGCGATGCTCCGTGACGTGCTCGGCGCGCTCCGGGCGACGAGTCACGCACCCGAAGTCGTCGCGACGGCCCCCGTCGACGGCAACCTAGACAACGTCCCGACGAGCGTCGACGACCGCCCACTCTCGGCCGCGATCAACGCTCGCCTCGGCGGCACCGACCCGGTCGGCGTCCTCGTCGCGGACCTAGGGCTAGTGACGCCGACAGCCGTCGAGACGCTGGTCGAAGCCGCGGCCGACGGCGACGTGGTCGTCGCCCCCGGCCGTGGCGGCGGGACGAACGGTCTCGTCGTTTCCCACCCCGACTTCCAAGTCGACTTCCACGGCGTCTCCTATCGCGATCACCTGACTGTGGCGCGAGCGGTCGGCGTCGAACCACGCGTGGTCGACTCGATGCGCCTCGCGAGCGACGTGGACGAGCCGGCGGATCTGGTCGAGGTGTTGCTCCACGGCGAGGGCGAGGCGGCGGCCTGGCTCCGCGAGGCGGGGTTCGAACTCGACGCGGGCGAGGGACGGGTCGGGATCGACCGGACGGCGTGA